A genomic segment from Amphiura filiformis chromosome 10, Afil_fr2py, whole genome shotgun sequence encodes:
- the LOC140162550 gene encoding tyrosine-protein kinase receptor Tie-1-like isoform X1 — translation METSKSALRWWHNNVKYDGSRILPNWTNLTSVTIPSVTVNDAGVYECSEFGLRENGKHAIFQLVVRACEADRFGDGCQFNCPHCFNGGICDERSGECVCALGFRGAQCQMVYGMNRLVGGDRRGTLMCSPHPYGCSCAAGFKGIDCDEECEAGSYGANCRSECHCADGVSCLKDTGECDGGQCHPDWHGVNCQDPQEVCNLQATAYMNSIVLQWGSAVSPCATDVKDYIVEYRLINMDQCIEPTPVSSQNVTANGLNFTLSNLAHHSTYLISVTARRNTLRLGPTTSVSLVTQQAEPTSPPSDVTAYNVSSDEISIRWSQPPCGSRNGPIVSYTYTLSTVDGALVMEGVIESPDISLGQLTPFTDYTFSVAAMTEAGLGPAYTMVISTKTAEPTSPPSNVTAYNVSSDEISIQWSQPPCGSRNGPIVSYSYTLSTIDGALVMGGVIESPNTSLGRLTPFTDYTFSVAAMTEAGLGPAYTMVISTKRAAPSAPRMLQVVDVSKATIQVSWEEPEYPNGIITKYTVRGKVIDKPYDLLFIPSADYEFDVDVNAQQRTYQIQNLKPSTQYEIQIAAHSEVGEGDSVTAEQFTDAVTKDGSGVNTVTIAVVLCVIVLMAIVIVVLVLKMRSNYKDKNNLKKDGKNENLAFSNDMTGVASSYQVKMSSDGYVKYEAEGRETTYQDVEPQPDDQEAT, via the exons ATGGAAACAAGCAAGTCTGCTCTCAGATGGTGGCACAATAACGTTAAATACGATGGTAGTAGAATCCTTCCAAATTGGACTAACTTGACGAGTGTTACAATCCCCAGTGTCACCGTCAATGATGCGGGTGTTTATGAGTGCTCTGAATTTGGCCTAAGAGAAAATGGTAAACATGCTATATTTCAACTGGTCGTCCGAG CTTGTGAAGCAGATAGATTTGGTGATGGTTGTCAATTCAATTGCCCTCACTGTTTCAATGGAGGAATCTGCGACGAACGTTCTGGTGAATGTGTTTGCGCACTAGGATTCAGAGGCGCGCAGTGTCAAATGG TTTATGGAATGAATAGATTGGTAGGAGGTGACCGCCGAGGTACACTAATGTGCTCTCCACACCCATATGGATGTTCATGTGCTGCTGGCTTTAAAGGAATCGATTGTGATGAAG AATGTGAAGCGGGTTCCTACGGCGCCAACTGCAGATCTGAATGCCATTGTGCTGATGGTGTTTCATGTCTTAAAGACACGGGTGAATGTGATGGTGGACAATGCCATCCAGACTGGCATGGTGTCAACTGTCAAG ATCCACAAGAGGTTTGTAATCTGCAGGCCACTGCATATATGAATAGCATTGTACTCCAATGGGGTTCAGCGGTAAGCCCATGTGCCACCGATGTCAAAGACTACATCGTGGAATATAGATTGATAAATATGGATCAGTGCATCGAACCAACCCCCGTTTCATCTCAAAATGTCACTGCGAATGGTTTAAATTTTACACTTTCGAACCTAGCTCATCATTCTACATACCTGATATCTGTGACCGCTCGACGCAACACTTTACGATTAGGACCAACTACATCTGTGTCGCTTGTGACTCAGCAAGCTG AGCCCACATCACCTCCATCAGACGTTACTGCCTACAATGTCTCGTCTGATGAAATCAGTATCCGATGGTCTCAGCCTCCGTGTGGGTCAAGAAACGGGCCAATAGTTTCCTACACCTACACCTTAAGCACCGTTGATGGCGCATTAGTTATGGAAGGTGTGATAGAATCTCCAGACATCAGTCTTGGACAGCTGACTCCGTTCACAGACTATACTTTCTCTGTGGCAGCCATGACGGAAGCAGGGTTAGGACCGGCATACACGATGGTTATATCCACAAAAACAGCAG AGCCCACATCACCTCCATCAAACGTTACAGCCTACAATGTCTCGTCTGATGAAATCAGCATCCAATGGTCTCAGCCTCCATGCGGGTCAAGAAATGGACCAATAGTATCCTACTCCTACACCTTAAGCACCATTGATGGCGCATTAGTTATGGGAGGTGTGATAGAATCTCCAAACACCAGTCTTGGACGTCTGACTCCGTTTACAGACTATACTTTCTCTGTGGCAGCCATGACGGAAGCAGGGTTAGGACCGGCATACACAATGGTTATATCCACAAAAAGAGCAG CTCCAAGTGCACCAAGAATGCTACAAGTTGTGGATGTCTCCAAAGCCACGATACAAGTATCGTGGGAGGAGCCAGAGTATCCTAATGGTATTATCACCAAATACACG GTTCGAGGCAAAGTTATCGATAAACCATACGACCTATTGTTTATCCCCTCTGCTGACTACGAGTTTGATGTGGACGTAAATGCTCAACAAAGAACATACCAGATCCAAAATCTGAAACCATCCACACAGTATGAAATACAAATAGCAGCACATTCCGAAGTCGGAGAAGGTGATAGTGTGACTGCCGAACAATTTACTGATGCGGTAACCAAAGACG GCTCAGGAGTAAACACAGTGACGATAGCGGTTGTTTTGTGTGTAATTGTATTGATGGCGATTGTCATTGTTGTATTGGTATTGAAAATGAG ATCAAACTACAAAGATAAGAATAATTTAAAGAAGGACGGGAAGAATGAGAATCTTGCTTTTTCGAATGACATGACGGGTGTTGCTTCAAGTTATCAGGTCAAGATGTCATCAGATGGCTACGTCAAGTACGAAGCTGAGGGACGAGAAACAACTTACCAGGATGTGGAGCCCCAACCCGACGATCAAGAAGCGACTTAA
- the LOC140162550 gene encoding tyrosine-protein kinase receptor Tie-1-like isoform X2, protein METSKSALRWWHNNVKYDGSRILPNWTNLTSVTIPSVTVNDAGVYECSEFGLRENGKHAIFQLVVRACEADRFGDGCQFNCPHCFNGGICDERSGECVCALGFRGAQCQMVYGMNRLVGGDRRGTLMCSPHPYGCSCAAGFKGIDCDEECEAGSYGANCRSECHCADGVSCLKDTGECDGGQCHPDWHGVNCQDPQEVCNLQATAYMNSIVLQWGSAVSPCATDVKDYIVEYRLINMDQCIEPTPVSSQNVTANGLNFTLSNLAHHSTYLISVTARRNTLRLGPTTSVSLVTQQAEPTSPPSNVTAYNVSSDEISIQWSQPPCGSRNGPIVSYSYTLSTIDGALVMGGVIESPNTSLGRLTPFTDYTFSVAAMTEAGLGPAYTMVISTKRAAPSAPRMLQVVDVSKATIQVSWEEPEYPNGIITKYTVRGKVIDKPYDLLFIPSADYEFDVDVNAQQRTYQIQNLKPSTQYEIQIAAHSEVGEGDSVTAEQFTDAVTKDGSGVNTVTIAVVLCVIVLMAIVIVVLVLKMRSNYKDKNNLKKDGKNENLAFSNDMTGVASSYQVKMSSDGYVKYEAEGRETTYQDVEPQPDDQEAT, encoded by the exons ATGGAAACAAGCAAGTCTGCTCTCAGATGGTGGCACAATAACGTTAAATACGATGGTAGTAGAATCCTTCCAAATTGGACTAACTTGACGAGTGTTACAATCCCCAGTGTCACCGTCAATGATGCGGGTGTTTATGAGTGCTCTGAATTTGGCCTAAGAGAAAATGGTAAACATGCTATATTTCAACTGGTCGTCCGAG CTTGTGAAGCAGATAGATTTGGTGATGGTTGTCAATTCAATTGCCCTCACTGTTTCAATGGAGGAATCTGCGACGAACGTTCTGGTGAATGTGTTTGCGCACTAGGATTCAGAGGCGCGCAGTGTCAAATGG TTTATGGAATGAATAGATTGGTAGGAGGTGACCGCCGAGGTACACTAATGTGCTCTCCACACCCATATGGATGTTCATGTGCTGCTGGCTTTAAAGGAATCGATTGTGATGAAG AATGTGAAGCGGGTTCCTACGGCGCCAACTGCAGATCTGAATGCCATTGTGCTGATGGTGTTTCATGTCTTAAAGACACGGGTGAATGTGATGGTGGACAATGCCATCCAGACTGGCATGGTGTCAACTGTCAAG ATCCACAAGAGGTTTGTAATCTGCAGGCCACTGCATATATGAATAGCATTGTACTCCAATGGGGTTCAGCGGTAAGCCCATGTGCCACCGATGTCAAAGACTACATCGTGGAATATAGATTGATAAATATGGATCAGTGCATCGAACCAACCCCCGTTTCATCTCAAAATGTCACTGCGAATGGTTTAAATTTTACACTTTCGAACCTAGCTCATCATTCTACATACCTGATATCTGTGACCGCTCGACGCAACACTTTACGATTAGGACCAACTACATCTGTGTCGCTTGTGACTCAGCAAGCTG AGCCCACATCACCTCCATCAAACGTTACAGCCTACAATGTCTCGTCTGATGAAATCAGCATCCAATGGTCTCAGCCTCCATGCGGGTCAAGAAATGGACCAATAGTATCCTACTCCTACACCTTAAGCACCATTGATGGCGCATTAGTTATGGGAGGTGTGATAGAATCTCCAAACACCAGTCTTGGACGTCTGACTCCGTTTACAGACTATACTTTCTCTGTGGCAGCCATGACGGAAGCAGGGTTAGGACCGGCATACACAATGGTTATATCCACAAAAAGAGCAG CTCCAAGTGCACCAAGAATGCTACAAGTTGTGGATGTCTCCAAAGCCACGATACAAGTATCGTGGGAGGAGCCAGAGTATCCTAATGGTATTATCACCAAATACACG GTTCGAGGCAAAGTTATCGATAAACCATACGACCTATTGTTTATCCCCTCTGCTGACTACGAGTTTGATGTGGACGTAAATGCTCAACAAAGAACATACCAGATCCAAAATCTGAAACCATCCACACAGTATGAAATACAAATAGCAGCACATTCCGAAGTCGGAGAAGGTGATAGTGTGACTGCCGAACAATTTACTGATGCGGTAACCAAAGACG GCTCAGGAGTAAACACAGTGACGATAGCGGTTGTTTTGTGTGTAATTGTATTGATGGCGATTGTCATTGTTGTATTGGTATTGAAAATGAG ATCAAACTACAAAGATAAGAATAATTTAAAGAAGGACGGGAAGAATGAGAATCTTGCTTTTTCGAATGACATGACGGGTGTTGCTTCAAGTTATCAGGTCAAGATGTCATCAGATGGCTACGTCAAGTACGAAGCTGAGGGACGAGAAACAACTTACCAGGATGTGGAGCCCCAACCCGACGATCAAGAAGCGACTTAA
- the LOC140161690 gene encoding uncharacterized protein, whose amino-acid sequence MEWDTQISHVTSKASRVLGLMRRNLYNCSEKIKETAYTALVRPHVEYASVVWDPYTKTHTNKLEKIQRNAARFLKNNHERTPGTVTKLLSDLDWQSLQHRRQVARLALLYKINNNLVDIPSDRYLTPATRQGLRHRNNYSFQIPFGRLNIHKNFNRTIKEWNTLPESITSSPSTETFKTHCTNYI is encoded by the coding sequence ATGGAGTGGGACACTCAAATATCACATGTCACCTCCAAAGCCAGTCGTGTTCTTGGTCTCATGAGGAGAAACCTGTACAACTGTTCAGAAAAAATCAAAGAAACAGCATACACAGCTCTCGTAAGACCCCACGTGGAGTACGCCTCGGTTGTATGGGATCCATACACCAAAACCCACACCAATAAACttgaaaaaatacaaaggaaTGCGGCTAGATTTCTTAAGAACAATCATGAACGAACCCCAGGAACAGTCACCAAGTTACTGTCTGATCTGGATTGGCAATCATTACAACACCGACGCCAAGTTGCCAGATTAGCATTGTTATACAAAATCAACAACAACTTGGTGGACATACCCAGTGACCGGTACCTGACCCCTGCAACCCGGCAAGGCCTTCGTCATCGCAACAACTACAGTTTTCAGATACCATTTGGCCGCCTTAACATTCACAAGAACTTCAACCGCACCATAAAAGAGTGGAACACACTACCAGAATCAATCACAAGCTCACCAAGTACAGAAACCTTTAAGACTCACTGCACAAATTACATCTAG